One part of the Megachile rotundata isolate GNS110a chromosome 16, iyMegRotu1, whole genome shotgun sequence genome encodes these proteins:
- the LOC105663054 gene encoding uncharacterized protein LOC105663054, with amino-acid sequence MEWDNAMCLQLIEFYREHECLWDPGNGSYKSNNKKDEAWREIGKKMNCEVREVRKKMDSILASYRRERQKSLFSKSGRYGPYKSKWFAYKNMQFLLDKYRPRSTIKATMSNTIEVSDSRKTDDTNDTDAENSEGNEQETFSRREEFKPPLQRKQCKRKYESRRVQDPYKRRIVENVRDESTVFGEHVAMKHRKYSSYAKSTVEHLIANILYEADMGKYDDPLSIPTPSLQSKSPPSSSPTIHYPQSPSTSASNIKPILLTQSPQVQTTSKAHIAQSSNDDSLTLLINNFSEDDSKN; translated from the exons ATGGAGTGGGACAATGCCATGTGCCTGCAGTTGATCGAGTTTTACCGGGAACACGAGTGCCTGTGGGACCCCGGGAACGGCAGCTACAAGAGCAACAACAAGAAAGACGAGGCCTGGAGGGAGATCGGGAAAAAGATGAATTGCGAAGTAAGGGAAGTGCGGAAGAAAATGGATTCGATCCTCGCGTCTTATCGACGGGAACGGCAGAAGAGCCTGTTCTCGAAGAGCGGGAGATACGGCCCGTACAAATCGAAGTGGTTCGCGTACAAGAACATGCAGTTTTTGCTGGACAAATATAGGCCGAGGTCGACGATCAAGGCCACCATGTCGAACACG ATAGAAGTGAGCGATTCGAGGAAGACGGACGACACCAACGATACCGATGCCGAGAACTCGGAGGGAAACGAGCAAGAAACATTTTCGCGTCGGGAGGAATTCAAACCTCCCCTCCAGCGGAAGCAATGCAAACGGAAATACGAGTCTCGCCGAGTTCAGGACCCCTACAAGAGAAGAATAGTCGAGAATGTCAGGGACGAGAGCACGGTCTTCGGGGAGCATGTGGCGATGAAGCACAGAAAGTACAGCTCGTACGCGAAGAGCACCGTGGAGCATTTGATCGCCAATATATTGTACGAGGCCGACATGGGCAAGTACGACGATCCCCTCTCGATACCGACGCCATCTTTGCAGTCCAAATCACCCCCGTCGTCATCGCCAACGATACACTATCCTCAATCACCGTCGACGTCCGCGTCGAACATCAAACCGATTCTCCTAACGCAGTCACCTCAAGTTCAAACCACCTCCAAAGCGCATATAGCTCAATCTTCGAACGACGACTCGTTGACGCTTCTCATAAACAATTTCTCAGAAGACGACTCGAAAAATTAG